From the Actinomadura luzonensis genome, the window CGCGCTGGAGGCCGCCGCCGGCCGCCTGGTCCTGGCGGCCGGGGAGGAGACGCGGGGGCGCCTGCCGTACCGGCCGGCCGCGGAGCTGGCCAGGCGGCTCGGGCTCGAGCTGACGGAGTTCCCCGGCGGGCACGGCGGGTACACCCAGCGGCCCGCCGAGTTCGCCGAGCTGCTGACCCGCGTGCTGCGGGACTGAGGGAGGAAGAGGCGGATGGCGGGACGGGTGTGCGTGGTCACCGGGGCCAACCGGGGGATCGGGCTGGAGGTGGCGGCGCGGCTCGCGCGGGCCGGCGACACGGTGCTGCTGACGGCCCGCGACCCGGCCAAGGCCGAGCGCGCCGCGCGCGGCCTCGCGGGCCGGGTGGAGCCGCGGCGGCTGGACGTGTCCGACGACGAGTCCGTGGCGGAGTTCGCCCGGGGCGTGCGCGAGGCGCACGGGCGGGTGGACGTGCTGGTCAACAACGCGGCCATCCACTACGACACCTGGCAGCGCGCCTCCGGCGCCGACCTCGGCGTGGTGCGCGAGGCCTTGGAGACGAACCTGCTGGGCGCCTGGCGGGTGACGCAGGCGCTGCTGCCGCTGCTGCGCGCCGGGCGGCACGGCCGGGTGGTGAACGTCTCCAGCGAGGCCGGCTCGCTGGCGTCCATGGGGGCGGGGACGCCCGCGTACGCGGTGTCGAAGGCCGGCCTGAACGCGCTGACCCGGATGCTCGCCGCCGAGCTGCGCCGCGACCGCGTGCTCGTGAACGCGGTCTGCCCCGGCTGGGTGGCCACCGACATGGGCGGCCCGGGCGGGCGGCCGGTGGCGGAGGGCGCGGCGAGCGTGTTGTGGGCGGTGGACCTGCCGGACGACGGTCCGACGGGCGGCTTCTTCCGTGACGGCCGGCCGCTGCCGTGGTGACCCGTTGACAACCGGAACGGCCGTTCCGTAGGGTTCAAGCGGATCAGTCGTTCCGGATATTTGGGGGTATGTCATGTCCGCGACTCCGAGCGCCCGCGAGGTGGCCGAACGCTTCCTGGCCGCGGCCACCGGCGACGGCCTCGCCGACCTGTACGCCGAGGACTCCGTCATCGAGCTGCCCTTCAGCCCGGAGGGCCGGCCGCTCCGCTTCGAGGGCAGGGAAGGGCACCGGGCCCGCTTCGCGCGCGCCGCCGGGATGCTCCGCCACGAGCGCACCGCGAACGTGACGATCCACGAGACCACCGACCCCGAGGTGGTCGTCCTGGAGTTCGACCTGCACAGCGTGGTCATCCCCACCGGGCGGCCGGTCGTGCGGACGTACGCGATGGTGATGCGCGTCCGCGACGGGCTGATCACGCACTCCCGCGACTACGCCGACACCCTGGCGGCGGCCGAGCTGACCAGGGAGCTGAGGTCGCTGGTGCCGTAGGCTGCTGCGGTGCCCGATCTTCAGCACACCCACGAGGTGGCCTACGACGGCGACGTCGTCACCAAGCGCTACCTCGGCACCAAGCCGGGCGCGGCCGAGCGGGAGTGGCGGGCGCTGACCCTGCTGGCCGAGCACGCGCCGGGGCTCGCGCCGCGGCCGATCGCGTTCGAGGCGGGCGTGGTGTCCATGAGCCGCCTCGACGGGGTGCCGCTGCGCGGCCTGCCGGCCCCCGGCGAGCACGCCGCCGCCCTGGCCGACGCGCTGGCCGAGCTGCACGCCGCCGTCCCGGCCCGGGTGCTGCGGGACGTCCCGGTGCGGCCCTGGCAGCGCGAGGCGGTCTGCGACTGGATCCGGCTCCAGGGAGCGCGCTGGCGGCCCCGCGGCCCGCTCGCCGACCGCGCCGTCCGGGAGGGGCTGCGCTGGCTGGCGGGCTGGCGGCCGGGCGAGTCCGGCGTCACGCCCGTCTTCGGGGCGGGCGACGGCAACCTCGCGAACTTCCTGTGGGACGGCAGCCGGGTGCGCATCGTCGACTTCGAGGACTCCGGCCGCAGCGACCTCGCCTACGAGCTGGCCGAGCTGGCCGAGCACGTGTCGATGTGGGTGGACGGCGACCTGGAGATCGCCCGCCGCTTCGAGCTGAGCCCCCAGGAGGAGCGCCGGCTGCGCGAGTGCCGCAAGGCGCACACCCTGGTCTGGTTGTTCCTGCTCTCCCACGACGACCCCGCCGACCCGCGCAACCCGCCCGGCACCTTCGATCGCCAGGCCGAGCGGGTGCTGGCAACATTGGGCGCGTGAGACTCGCCGGACCCGACGACCTGACCGCCGTCGAACAGCTCGTGCGCGACGCCTACGAGCCGTGGATCCCCGTCGTCGGCATGCGCCCCCTGCCCATGGACGCCGACTACGGCGCACTCATCGCCGCCCGCCGGGTGCACGTCACCGACGACCTGCGCGGGCTGATCGTGCTCGTGCCCGAGGACGGCGCGCTGCTGGTCGACAACGTCGCCGTCCGGCCCGACAGCCACGGCCAGGGCATCGGGCGCGGCCTGCTGGCCTACGCCGAGCGGGAGGCGCGCCGGCTCGGCCTGCCCGCGCTGCGCCTCTACACCAACGTCAGGATGACGTCCAACATCGCCCTGTACGCCTCGCTCGGCTACGCCGAGACCGGCAGGATCGGCGTCGAGGGCCGCTCGGCCGTCCTCATGCGCAAGGAGCTCAGCCCTGCAGCACCCCCAGCAGGTGGCTGACCTCGCGGGCCACCGCGTCGCGGCCCGCCTTGACGTACTTGCGCGGGTCGACCACGCGCGGGTCGTGCTCCAGGTAGTCGCGGATCGCGCCGGTGAACGCCTTGTTGAGGTGCGTCGCGATGTTGATCTTCTTCATGCCCTGCCGCACGGCCGCCCGCAGCACCTCGTCCGGCACGCCCGACGAGCCGTGCAGCACCAGCGGCACCGGCACCGCGGCCCGCAGCTCGGCGATGAGCTCCAGGTCCAGGACGGCGTCCTTGGTGGTCATGGCGTGTGAGGTGCCGACGGCCACGGCGAGCGCGTCCACGCCGGTGCGCCGCACGTACTCGACCGCCTCGTGCGGCTTGGTGCGGGCGCCCGGCGCGTGCACGCCGTCCTTGCCGCCGACCTCGCCCAGCTCCGCCTCCACCCACACGCCGCGCTCGTGGCACCACGCCGCCACCTCGGCCGTGGCCCGCACGTTGTCCTCGTCGGGCAGGGCCGAGGCGTCGAACATGACCGACCCCAGCCCCAGCCCCACCGCCTCCTCCACCAGCGCGCGGTCGGTGGCGTGGTCGAGGTGCACCGCGACCGGCACCGCGGCGCGCCGGGCCACGGCCAGCGCGGCCAGCGCGACCGGCTCCAGCGCCCCGTGGTAACGCACGCAGTTCTCGCTGATCTGCAGCACGACCGGCAGGCCCAGGGCCTCGGCGCCGGCCACGATGGCACTGGCGTGCTCGAGCTGGATCACGTTGAAGGCACCCACCCCCGCGGGTGACTGCCGGACGAGGTCGCCGATGGCGGCGAGGGGCATGGTCGCTCCTTACGTGATGACGATCTGGGGATGGATGTCGTCGTAGACGCCGCGGTCGAAGTCGCCGGCCACCGGCGCGGCCACCGCCGCCGCCCCGAGCGCCGCCGCCCGCCGCAGCCGCTCCGGCCACGGGGCCGCCTCGACCAGGCCCAGCGCCAGCCCGGCCACCAGCGAGTCGCCCGCGCCCGTCGGGTTGCCGCGCACGGTGTACGGCATCCGCGCCCGGAACGTTCCCTCGCCGGTCACCGCCAGCAGCCCGCCCGCGCCCAGCGACACCACGACCGACTCGGCGCCCTCGCCGCGCAGCACCTCCGCGCCCCGGTCCGGCGGGCCCGGCACGGCCCTGGCCAGCTCCTCGGCGTTGGGCTTGACCACCGACGGGCGGCCCTTCGGCGCGTGCCGCAGCGGGTCGCCGTCGGCGTCGACGATGACGGGCGCCGGCACCAGAGCGCTCAGCGTGGCGTAGAAGTCGGCCGGCACGCCGCGCGGCAGGCTGCCCGACAACACCACCACGTCGGCGCGGGCGGCCAGCGCCGCGTAGTGCCGGGTGAAGGCCGCCAGCTCGTCCGCCGCCACCTCCGGCCCCGGCTCGTTGAACAACGCCGTGCGGGCCGCGCCGCCGGTCTCCCTGACCGCCAGCGTCGTGCGCGAGTCGCCCTCGATCGCGAACACCGCGCTGGGCAGCTCCGCCGCCCGCAGGTCCGCCTCGATCGCCCGCCCGGTCGGCCCGCCGGCCAGGCCGGTGACCAGCACCTCCTGGCCGAGCGCGGCCAGCACGCGGGCCACGTTGACGCCCTTGCCGCCCGCCCGCCGGTGCACCCCGCCGACCCGGTTGACGCCGTCCCAGTCGACGGCGGGCACCTCGTAGGTCACGTCGAGCGCCATGTTGAGCGTCACCGTGAGGATCATCAGGGCTCCGTGATCCAGACGCCGTCCTTCATGACCCCGTCCACCTCCAGCTCGGGCGAGAGCACCACCAGGTCGGCGGCCTTGCCGACGCCGATCGAGCCGATGCGGCCCGCCAGGCCCAGCACCCGCGCCGGCGTCAGCGAGGCCACCTGCACCGCGTCGGGCAGCGACAGGCCCAGCTCGCGCACGGCCCGGCGGAAGGCGACGTCCATGGTCAGCGTGGAGCCCGCGATCGAGCCGCCCTCCACCAGCCGCGCCACGCCGTCGTCCACCCGCACCCGCATCGAGCCGAGCAGGTAGTCGCCGTCGCCCAGCCCGGCGGCCGACATGGCGTCGGTGACGAGCACCGTCCGGCCCGGCCCGGCCACCTCGTACGCCAGCCGCAACATCGCCGGATGCACGTGCACGCCGTCGTTGATCAGCTCGACCGTGACGCGCTCGTCGTCGAGCAGCGCCGCGATCGGGCCCGGCGCCCGGTGCCCGAGCGGCGGCATCGCGTTGTACAGGTGCGTCGCCACGCTCGCGCCCGCCTCGATGCCCTCGATCGTGCGCTCGTAGTCGGCGTCGCTGTGGCCGATCGCGGCGATCACGCCCTCGGCCGCCGCCGATCGGATCGTCTCCAGCGCCCCGGGCAGCTCGGGCGCGATCGTCAGCATGCGCACGTGCCCGCGCCCCGCCTTGACCAGCCCGGCGAACTCCTCCGGCGACGGCTCGCGCAGCAGCGTGGGATCGTGCGCCCCGCACCGGCCGGGCGCGATGTACGGGCCCTCGAAGTGGATGCCCGCCAGCAGCCCCTCCTCGCACAGCTCCGCCAGCGCCGTCGCCGCCCTGGCCAGGCCCTCGGGGGCGGCGGTGACCAGGCTCGCCATCATCGTGGTGGTGCCGTGTCGCCGGTGCAGCGCCACGGCCTGCCGCGCCTGGTCGAGGTCGCCGGTGGGGAAGGAGCCGCCGGCGCCCCCGTGGTTGTGCACGTCGACGAAGCCGGGCACGACGTGCCGCCCGCCCACGCTCAGGCCCGGCCCGGGGGCGCTTCCGGAGCCGACATGCGTGATGCGGCCGTCTTCGATGGTCAGCCACCCCTCGTGCACTCCCTCGGGAGTCACGATCCTGGCGTCGGCGAGAGTAAGGCTCATGGGGAAAGGATCACAGATCGCGTGAGGTGCATGGGCTCGTCGGGGTCGAGGCCGCGGGCGAAGGCGCGGGCGACGGCCACGCGCTGGGCGCGGATCAGCTCGGCCATCGGGTCGAGGTCGCTCTCCACGAACGTCGCGCCGGTCTGCTCGACCTGGGCGCGCAGGCCCTCGGGGGCGGCGCCGAGCATCCAGGTGACGCGGCCGGGCGCGCCGATGCTGATCGGGCCGTGGCGGTACTCCATCGCCGGGTACGCCTCCGTCCAGGAGCGGGACGCCTCGCGCATCTTGAGAGCGGCCTCCTGCGCCAGCCCGACCGTCCAGCCGGTGCCGAGGAAGCTGAACTGCTCGGCCTCGACCAGCTCGGCGGGCAGGGGGTCGGCGACGGCCCGCTCGGCGTCGGCGACGGCCCGGGTGAGGTCCTCGCCGAGCGAGGCGCGCAGCAGCGCGAGCTGCGTGGTGGCGAACCTGGTCTGCACGACCGAGCGCTCGTCGGCGTAGTCGAGCACGATCACTTCGCCGGCGGCCCGCATGATCGGCGTGCGGGGGTCGGCGGTGATGGCGGTGGCCGGCGTGCTGACGCGGGCCAGCAGCTCCAGCACCTCCGTGGTGGTGCCGGAGCGGGTCAGCGCGAGCACCCGGTCGTAGGCGCGGCCGGTGGGGAACTCGGAGGCGGCGAACGCGTCGGTCTCGCCGTGCCCGGCGCGCTCGCGGAGCGCGGCGTAGGCCATCGCGATGAACCAGGAGGTGCCGCAGCCGACCACGGCGACCCGCTCGCCCTCGCGCGGCAGAGCGCCCGCGGGGACGTCGGCGACGGCCCGCCGCCAGCACTCCGGCTGGGACGCGATCTCGGCTTCGGTGTGGGTGGTCACCCGGGGCCTCCCCTAGATTGATTGTTTCTGCTTCGTTTATAGCAGGAAAGCGCAAGATTGGGCAGTGGTGGCTCCAGTCCGCCCGGTGTGCCACGCTTGCTCCTGACCACATCCGCTAGGAGGCCCCGTGTCCCGCTACGACCGCTGGAACGCCATCCTCGAACTGCTCGCGCAGGAGGGCCGGCTGTCGGTGGAGGAGGCGGCGCAGGCGCTCGAGGTGTCCACCGCGACCATCCGGCGGGATTTCGACCAGCTCGCGCAGCAGCAGATGCTCATGCGCACCCGGGGCGGC encodes:
- a CDS encoding SDR family oxidoreductase — protein: MAGRVCVVTGANRGIGLEVAARLARAGDTVLLTARDPAKAERAARGLAGRVEPRRLDVSDDESVAEFARGVREAHGRVDVLVNNAAIHYDTWQRASGADLGVVREALETNLLGAWRVTQALLPLLRAGRHGRVVNVSSEAGSLASMGAGTPAYAVSKAGLNALTRMLAAELRRDRVLVNAVCPGWVATDMGGPGGRPVAEGAASVLWAVDLPDDGPTGGFFRDGRPLPW
- a CDS encoding 1-phosphofructokinase family hexose kinase — protein: MILTVTLNMALDVTYEVPAVDWDGVNRVGGVHRRAGGKGVNVARVLAALGQEVLVTGLAGGPTGRAIEADLRAAELPSAVFAIEGDSRTTLAVRETGGAARTALFNEPGPEVAADELAAFTRHYAALAARADVVVLSGSLPRGVPADFYATLSALVPAPVIVDADGDPLRHAPKGRPSVVKPNAEELARAVPGPPDRGAEVLRGEGAESVVVSLGAGGLLAVTGEGTFRARMPYTVRGNPTGAGDSLVAGLALGLVEAAPWPERLRRAAALGAAAVAAPVAGDFDRGVYDDIHPQIVIT
- a CDS encoding nuclear transport factor 2 family protein — its product is MSATPSAREVAERFLAAATGDGLADLYAEDSVIELPFSPEGRPLRFEGREGHRARFARAAGMLRHERTANVTIHETTDPEVVVLEFDLHSVVIPTGRPVVRTYAMVMRVRDGLITHSRDYADTLAAAELTRELRSLVP
- a CDS encoding SIS domain-containing protein, with amino-acid sequence MTTHTEAEIASQPECWRRAVADVPAGALPREGERVAVVGCGTSWFIAMAYAALRERAGHGETDAFAASEFPTGRAYDRVLALTRSGTTTEVLELLARVSTPATAITADPRTPIMRAAGEVIVLDYADERSVVQTRFATTQLALLRASLGEDLTRAVADAERAVADPLPAELVEAEQFSFLGTGWTVGLAQEAALKMREASRSWTEAYPAMEYRHGPISIGAPGRVTWMLGAAPEGLRAQVEQTGATFVESDLDPMAELIRAQRVAVARAFARGLDPDEPMHLTRSVILSP
- the nagA gene encoding N-acetylglucosamine-6-phosphate deacetylase; the protein is MSLTLADARIVTPEGVHEGWLTIEDGRITHVGSGSAPGPGLSVGGRHVVPGFVDVHNHGGAGGSFPTGDLDQARQAVALHRRHGTTTMMASLVTAAPEGLARAATALAELCEEGLLAGIHFEGPYIAPGRCGAHDPTLLREPSPEEFAGLVKAGRGHVRMLTIAPELPGALETIRSAAAEGVIAAIGHSDADYERTIEGIEAGASVATHLYNAMPPLGHRAPGPIAALLDDERVTVELINDGVHVHPAMLRLAYEVAGPGRTVLVTDAMSAAGLGDGDYLLGSMRVRVDDGVARLVEGGSIAGSTLTMDVAFRRAVRELGLSLPDAVQVASLTPARVLGLAGRIGSIGVGKAADLVVLSPELEVDGVMKDGVWITEP
- a CDS encoding class II fructose-bisphosphate aldolase; this encodes MPLAAIGDLVRQSPAGVGAFNVIQLEHASAIVAGAEALGLPVVLQISENCVRYHGALEPVALAALAVARRAAVPVAVHLDHATDRALVEEAVGLGLGSVMFDASALPDEDNVRATAEVAAWCHERGVWVEAELGEVGGKDGVHAPGARTKPHEAVEYVRRTGVDALAVAVGTSHAMTTKDAVLDLELIAELRAAVPVPLVLHGSSGVPDEVLRAAVRQGMKKINIATHLNKAFTGAIRDYLEHDPRVVDPRKYVKAGRDAVAREVSHLLGVLQG
- a CDS encoding phosphotransferase produces the protein MPDLQHTHEVAYDGDVVTKRYLGTKPGAAEREWRALTLLAEHAPGLAPRPIAFEAGVVSMSRLDGVPLRGLPAPGEHAAALADALAELHAAVPARVLRDVPVRPWQREAVCDWIRLQGARWRPRGPLADRAVREGLRWLAGWRPGESGVTPVFGAGDGNLANFLWDGSRVRIVDFEDSGRSDLAYELAELAEHVSMWVDGDLEIARRFELSPQEERRLRECRKAHTLVWLFLLSHDDPADPRNPPGTFDRQAERVLATLGA
- a CDS encoding GNAT family N-acetyltransferase, with translation MRLAGPDDLTAVEQLVRDAYEPWIPVVGMRPLPMDADYGALIAARRVHVTDDLRGLIVLVPEDGALLVDNVAVRPDSHGQGIGRGLLAYAEREARRLGLPALRLYTNVRMTSNIALYASLGYAETGRIGVEGRSAVLMRKELSPAAPPAGG